The nucleotide sequence CGCCAGGTACGACCACGAGAAGACGCGCCGGGCGTCCCCGTTGGCCAGGGCGTCGAGTCTCGCCTCGGCCCCGTGCAGTTCGGCGGCGAAGGCGTCGAGCGGGAACGAGGGGTGCGTGGCGATGCGGGCGGCCACCATCGACAGGGCGAGGGGAAGCCGGCCGGTGGCGGCGATGATGCCGGCGGCCGCGGCCGGCTCGGCGACGAGCCGGTTGGCGCCGAGTCGGCTGGCCAGCAGGCTCATCGACTCCTCGGGGGTGAGTACGTCAAGCGTCAGCGGCACGGCGCACTCGGCGGCGACCAGGCCGCCGAGCTGGTCGCGGCTGGTGACCACCACCACGCAGCTGCCGGCGCCGGGCAGCAGGGGACGTACCTGGACGGAGTCGCGTGCGTTGTCGAGGATCACGAGCATCCGGCGGGAGGCCAGCAGGCCTCGGTAGAGCGCGGAGATGGCCACCGTCGTCGACCCCTGCGCCGCTGCGTCGAGGAGCGCGTCGAGGCTGGCGAGTTCGGTGCTGCGGCCGACGAATCCGGACACCGCGAGCGGCAGTTGCTCGGGGCGGCCGCTGAGCGGGTCGCGCGGTGCGACGTCGGGCACCGGCCGGCTCGGGCCGGTGCCCGGCTCGGCGGCCAGGTGCGGGCGGTGGTGCAGGATGTCGTCGTGCAACCGGGTCAGCTGCGGCGCCGGGTCCAGACCGGTCTGCTCGGCGAGTACCTCCCGGGCCTGCCGGAACGCGTCGAGTGCGGCGGCCACGTCGCCGATGCGGTACAGACCGAGCATCAGCTGGCCCCACGCGCGCTGCCGCAGTGGATGCCGGTCGAGCAGGGTCCGTAGCCGCTGGACCACCTCGGCCGAAGAGCCGAGCGCCAACATCGCCTCGGCCAGGTCCTCCTCGGCGACCATCCGCCGCTCCTCGAGCTGCCGGACCCGCCGGGCCAGCAGGGGATGTGCCGGCAGGTCGGACAGCGCCGCCCCGCGCCAAATGCCGACGGCGGTGGAGAGTTCACGCTCGGCCCGGGCCGCGTCTCCGGCGGTCAGGGCGTCCCTGCCCCGGGCCGCGGCCGCGTCGAACCGGTCCAGATCCCGCTCGTCGGGCTCCACCCGGAGCCGGTAGCCGCCGGCCGCGGCGGAGATCCCCGGCCACGACTCGCCGCCGCCGAGCGACCGCCGCAATCCCCGCACGTAGGTACGCAGGTTGGCCGCCGCCGACGGCGGTGACTCGTCGACCCACAACACTGCGGCCAGCTCGTCGGTGCCGACGACCTCGTTCGGGCGCATCAGCAGGGCGGCCAGCAGCAGGCGCTGCTTCACCGAGCCCAGCGGGACCGGTCGGCCCGCACGCCGGACCACCAGCGGGCCGAGAAGGTCGAAGCGCATGAGCACCCGTCCATTTGTACCCGACATGCCCGCGAGTTGTACCTGACAGGCAGGCGGCTTGTGCCGGACATGCCCGCACGGCGCCCCCGCCGTGGTTCGTCCGTGGTCTGGGCACCTTGCGTCCGCGTCCTAGCGTGACCGGGTGACAGCACCCCGTGTGGCGCCGCTGCCGGAGCTGAGCCCCCGGCTGACGTTCCTGTTCGCGGTCGCCGCGGGAGCGTCGATCGGCAACCTGTACTGGGCGCAGCCGATACTCGGTTTCATCGCGGCCGACCTGCGTGTCGGCACCGGGACAGCCGGTTGGCTCGTCACCGCGACCCAGCTCGGGTACGCCCTCGGCGTACTCCTGCTGGTCCCGCTCGGCGACGTCCTCGACCGCCGGTTGTTCGTCCCGGTGCTGCTGTCGGCCTCGGCCGTCGCGCTGCTGCTGTGCGCGTTCGCGCCGTCGATCGGACCGCTTCTCCTCGCGCTCGGCGCGCTCGGCGTGACGACGGTTTCCGGGCAGGCGCTCACACCGCTGGCCGGGGACCTGGCCGGCGACGCCCACCGTGGCCGGGTCGTCGGCGCCGTCGGGTCCGGGACCCTGACCGGTATCCTCGCCTCCCGCACCATAAGTGGATTCGTCGCCGGTGCCGCCGGATGGCGTGCGGTATTCGTCCTCGCCGCGGTCGTCGCGGTGCTGCTCGCGGTCCTGCTGCACCGCGCGATCCCGCCGCTGGCCCCGCGAACGAAAATGTCGTACCCGGCGCTGATCGGTTCGGTCGGCGTGGTGGTCGTACGCGAGCGGGCGGTCCGTTGGACGCTTGTCCTCGCGGCCATCGGATTCGCCGTGTTCTCGTTGTTCTGGACGGCGTTGACGTTTCTGCTCAGCGGGCCGCCGTTCGGATATCCGGTGTCGGTGATCGGGCTGTTCGGGTTGGCCGGCCTGGCCGGTGCCCTGGTCGTCCAGCACGCCGGTCGGTTGCACGACCGCGGTTGGTCGGTTCCGGCCACCGGCGCGGCCTGGCTACTGGCGCTCGGCGCCTTCGTCGGCGCGGCGTTCGTCGGCCGGTCCGTCGTACTCGTCGTCGTCGTGATCGTCATGGTCGACATCGCCGTACAGGGGCAGGCCCTGCTGAACCGGGCGCGGCTGTTCGCCCTCTCGTCCGAGGCGCGGAGCCGGCTCAACACGGCGCTGGGCACCGCCAACTTCGCCGGCGGTGCGGTGGGGTCCGGCACCGCGACGGTGCTCTGGTCCGCGGCCGGCTGGACGGCGGTGACGCTCGCGGGGGTGTCGCTCTGCTGCTGCGCGCTCACCGTGTGGGCGCTGGGACGTCGAGGTCCACTGGCGGTCCGGCTGGCCGTGACCGACGTTCCGCAGTCGTGACCGACGGCCCGCAGCCGTGACCGAATAAGTATTGTCGAACTTCAATCAATTCGACCACTCGACCTGGCGTGTCCGGGTGGGACTGCTCTAACGTCGGAACATGGTCTCGCGTCGATCTGTCCTGCGGGCGGTGCCGCTCACGGCCGCTGCCTTCACCGCCGGCCCCGGAGGCTTCCGTTCGCCCGGCGGGTCGTCCACGTCCGCCGATCCGGTGCGCATCCCGCCCGATCCGGCCACGACGCAGGCCGCCGCGACCGCGGTGCGCGGCTTCACGGCCGACCTCTACCGCACGCTGGCGTCGACCCAGCCGGGCGGCAACGTGGTGTGCGCGCCGTACTCGGTCGGGCTCGCGCTCGCGATGACCAGGGCGGGCGCCGGCTCGACCACCGCTGACGAGATGGATGCCGTGCTGCACGCGCCGCATCCGCGCCCCGGCGCGCTCGACGCCGGACTGAACACCGTCGACCAGATGCTCGCCACCCGCTACCGGGACGGCGACGGCATCAAGCAGCCCCGGCTGACCACCGCCAACGCCCTGTGGACCCGACTCGATCTGGACCTGCGACCCGGGTTCCGGGACACCCTGGCCGGCTACTACGGTGCCGCCCCGCACCCGGTCGACTTCCGGGGCGCGACCGAGGCGGCCCGTCAGGAGATCAACACCTGGGTCTCCGATCGGACCAACGCGAAGATCCCGGAGCTGTTGCGGTCCGGCGTCCTGAGTCCCGACACCAGCCTGATGCTGACCAACACGACCTACCTGAAGGCCGCCTGGACCTACCCCTTCAGCGCGACGGCCACGGCGGCGGCACCGTTCATCCGGGACGACGGCAGTGTCGTCGACGTGCCGACGATGCGCGGGCCGTTCGACCCGATGGGCTACCTCGAAGGGGACGGGTGGCGTGCGGTCGACGTGCCGTACGCGGGCGGCGGGCTGTCCATGGCCGTCGTCATGCCGACCCGGGCCGACCTCGCCGCGGTCGAGGCGAATCTCGACGCGACGTGGCTGGGTGCGCTGTTGACCGGGTTCCGCTTCACCGACGTCCAGCTGCGCCTGCCCAAGTGGACGTTCCGGCTGCCGGCCGAACTGGGCGCCCTGCTGACTGACCTCGGTATGCCCACCGCGTTCAGCTCGCGTGCCGACTTCGCCGCGATGAGCACCGAACCGGCCCTGCGCATCGACGACGTGGTGCACGAGACGTTCATCGCGGTGGACGAGAAGGGCACCGAGGCGGCAGCCGCGTCGGCCGTCATCGTCCGGCCGCCGTCGATCCCGCAGGGGCCGCAGTTCTTCGTCAACCGGCCGTTCCTGTACGTCATCCACGACCGGTTCACCGGCGTACCGCTGTTCCTCGGCCGGGTCCACGACCCGCTGGTCACCGGCCCGGCCTGACCGGTCCCGGAATCCGTCGCGGTCACCGGTGCACGGTGGGCCGCGACCGCACCCACCCGCGCCGTGTCGGCCCGCGTGATCCGGGCGGCGCTGCCACCAAAGGCGGTGTGGCCTGCGGAAGCCCCTGTCTGGATGCCGCGTCCCGGTCGGGGCGTCCCGGACTCTTGTCCTCGTGATCTTCGTGAACTACTTTGGCAACACCTTGGAAACGTAACCGATAACGATTGCAGTCCGAGAGGCGACATGGTCGAGGGCAGCGCGCCAATCACCATGAGTGACGTCGCTCGTGCGGCGGGCGTCTCCACCGCCACCGTGTCGAGGGTTGTCAACGGGCAATACGGCGTCAGTGCCAGCACCACGGCCCAGGTCCGTTCGGCCATCGAGCGGCTCGGCTACGAGTCGAGCCTGGTCGCCAGCAGCCTGCGCCGCAACCGCACCAACGTGCTGGGCCTGGTGACCCACAGCTTCCAGTCCTACACCGCCGAGGTCCTCAAGGGCGTGATGCGGGCCCTCGGCCGCTCGGGCTTCGACCTGATCGTCTACGCCAACAGCGATCTCTACGAGACGTACTCGGAGGGTTGGGAGCAGCGGCACCTGAACCGGCTGTCCGGCACGCTCACCGACGGGTGCATCGTCGTCACCCCCTGGGGCGAGGTGGCGAGTCGTGCCCCGGTCGTGGTCATCGATCCGGCCAGGGACTCGACGACGCCGTCGGTGACCGCGGACAACCTCTCGGGTGCCATCACGGCGGTCGAACACCTGTTGCGGCTCGGCCACCGGCGGATCGGGTTCATCGGGGGCCGGTCCAGGCTGGCGGCTGCCTGGTCGCGGGAGGAGGGCTACCGGAAGGCGCTGGCCGCGGCCGGCGTACCGGTCGACCCGACACTGGTCTGCCGGGGGAGTTTCAACCCCGAGTCCGCGGCTCCGTTGGCGCGGGACCTGCTGGAACGAGCCGACCCGCCGACGGCGATCTTCGCGGCCAGCGACGGGATGGCCCTGAAGGTCCTGGAGGTCGCGAGAAAGCTGGGGTTGGAGGTCCCCGGCGATCTGTCGGTCGTCGGATTCGACAACATCCCGGAGTCGGCGCTGGCCGAGCCGGCGCTGACCACGGTGGACCAGTCGATGTGCCAGCTCGGATACGAGGCGGCGCGCATGCTGAAGTCCCTGGTGATCGGTGATTGGGAGGGCCCGCGCCAGATAGTGCTTCCGACCAGTCTCCAGGTCCGCGGTTCCACCGCGGCACCGAAGAGCATCCCGGATCTGTGAAACCAGGCCCAGTGGTGACGAGTTCCGGGCTGACCCGCGCAGTCAGTTCGAACACGAGAGCAGCCAGTCCGAACACCCGAGCAGTCAGCTCGAACGCGCAACTGAGGTAGCCGGAAGGAGGTGAGCCGAAGAGACTTCGGCGATGTCCACCGATGAGTCGAGCTGCCAACGGCTCGCATCCGTGCCAACGCACGAAAGGAGTGGAGCGTGACGACAACACCGTATCACGGGCGCCTGCACCGTATCGGCGCGCGTCGACTGTCGGCGGTCTTCGCCGCCGGACTTCTGGCGATCGCGGCGGCCCTGGTCGCACCGCAACCGGCGGCGGCGGACACCCCGTGGCTGGATGTTTCCGAGGACCGGTACGCCTCGTTCAGTGTCCCGGCGGCCTACGTCCAGGAACAGGTCGGCCAGGTGTCACAGGTTGTCATCGAGGGAAACTTCGGCCCCTCCGCCGCCTGGGCGGAATTCGGCCTGACCCGCCGCGGTGACGCGTGGTCGGGAGTTCTCGGTCCACTCGAACCGGGGCTGTATTACTACCAGGTCACCGGCGACGACACCAAGAGCCTCAAGGATCCGACGAACGGTACCCGGGTGGCGTCCGAGCCGCTCCTGAGCACCTTCTTCGTCCCCGGCGAGTCGGCGCGCCTGCTGGCGGACGCACCACCGGGAACGGGCGGTGCGGTCGCGCCGCTCACCTACCGGAGCGGCCGGGAAGAACGGACGGCCCTGGTCTGGACGCCGCCGGGTTACCGGGCCAAGGGCGCCGGACGTTATCCGGTGCTGTTCCTGCGGTCCGCCGACGGCGCGGCCGCCACCGACTGGCTCGACCTCGGTCGGACCAGGCAGATCCTCGACAACCTGTCGGCCGAGGATGCCATGGAGCCGATGGTGGTGGTGATCGGGGACGGCAACGGGTCGGGCGACGACCGGGAGCTGAAGGACCTCGGCAGGGCGGTCGCCGACAACTACCGCGTGCACCGGGACCCGGCGCACCAGGCCATCGCCGGCATTTCCGAGGGCGGTACCCAGGCGCTGCGGGCCGCGTTCACCAACCCGACCCGGTACGGCTACGTCGGCTCGTTCTCGGGTCCGCCGACCCGTACCGTCGACCGGAAGAGTGCGGCGGCGGCCAACCGTAACCTCAGGCTGCTGCGGCTGTACACCGGAAACGTCACCGACCCCGGCCACAACGCCACCTACCGGCTGACGAAGATGCTCGACCGGGCCGGTGTCAGGTACGAGTTCGACGGCGTCAACCCGGACGGCGGCGCGAACTGGACCGCCTGGCAGGAGAACCTCGTCGACTTCGTGCCGCGACTGTTCCGCAGGGTGTCGGACCACGGTCCGAGCGACGGCCACCTACCGTTGCGGCGGGAGTTCACCCCGCCACCGGCGGGCACCACCCCGACGCCCTTCGTGACCAGGGACGGATTCGTCACCTTCGAGACCACGACGGAGTTCACCGACGCCCAGCACGTCACCGTGTGGGCGAACGTGGCACCCGGCGGAAGCTGGCTGCGCGTTCCGCTGTCCCGGGACGGCGACCGGTGGCGGGCCACCGTGGGTCCGCTGGACCCGTGGTTCTACTACTACCGGTTCATCGTGGACCGGGTCCCGGTCAAGGACGCGTCCAACCCGACGAAGGTGACCACCGAGCCGGTGTGGAGCACCTTCCTCGTGCCGGGCAAGCAGGCCCGGCTGCTCACCGACGTGCCGGCCGGGCAGGGCGGCGAGGTCACCAGCATGACCTACCGGAGCACCGTGGCGAACCAGGACCGGACCGCCCTGGTGTGGACACCGCCCGACTACGACCCGGAGCGCGCGCAGCCGTACCCCGTCCTCTACCTCCAGCACGGCGGCGGCCAGAGCTACACGGACTGGCTGGAGATGGGGCGGGCCAAGCAGATCCTCGACCACCAGTTCCTCGACGGCGACCTGGTGCCCATGGTGGTCGTGATGGGCAACGGGAACGTCTCGAACTTCAACCAGGAACTGCTGGGGAACATCGTGCCGGCGGCCCGGGCCCGCTACCACATCTCGGCCGACCCGGCGCAACAGGCCGTCGCCGGCCTGTCGATGGGTGGCGGGCACGCGTTCGGGGTGCTCAAGGCACACCCTGGCGAGTTCGCCTACGTCGCGGCGTTCTCGGCCGGCTTCGGCAGCGGCGCGGGCGTCGACGCCGCGGCGATAAACGCCGGCACCAGGATGCTGCGGCTGTACGTCGGCGACCGGACCGACTTCGTCTACCCGTCCTTCATGGCCTCGCTGACCACGTTGGACGACCTCGGTATCCGTTACGAGTTCGACGGGGTCACCCCCGGGCCGCACGGTTGGGACGTGTGGCAGAAGAACCTCATCGACCTGGCGCCGCGGCTGTTCCGGCGCTAGGCAGGGCCCGCTGACGGCGGGGTGACCGGGGCGGGGGAGTTCCCCGCCCCGGGCAGCGCTCCGCAGCCCGCGGGAGTGTGTCGCGCATCCGCGCAAGGACGGTCGGACGGCGGACCGGCGGTGGACGTCCCACCCCGGCCGTCGCCGCCCGGCCGTCAGCCCTCAGCGACGGCGCCCGACCCCGGGCGCGGTGATCCCGAAGGGAAGTCACGTCAATGAAGACGAAACGCATATTCGTCACCGCAGCCGTGCTCGCGGCCGCGAGTGGCCTCGTCGCCTGTTCCTCGGACTCCGGCGGCGGCAGTGACGCGAGCAACTGCACGAACACCATCACCAAGAAGGAGCTGCCGGTCGTCACGATGTGGGGCTGGTACCCGAACATGCAGCTCGTGGTCGACAACTTCAACAAGCAGAGCAGCGAGGTGCAGGTCTGCTGGACCAACGTCGGCCAGGGCAGCGACCAGTACGACAAGTTCCAGACGGCCATCTCGGCCGGTACCGGGGCACCCGACGTCGTCATGATCGAGATGGACCGGATCCCGACCTTCCAGATCCAGAAGGCGCTCGTCGACATCAAGAAGTACGGCTTCGACGCCGTCAAGGCGAACTACGGCGAGGGCGCATGGAAGGACGTCTCGATCGGTGACGCGGTCTACGGCGTACCTGTCGACGGCGGTCCGCTCGCGATGATCTACCGGAAGGACATCTTCGACAAGTACGGCATCACGCCGCCGAAGACCTGGGCCGAGTACGAGCAGGCGGCGCAGAAGGTGAAGGATGCCGGCGGCCCGCTCTTCGGCGACTTCGGCGCGAACGTCTCGGCGCTCACCATGGCGCTCCAGATCCAGAAGGGCGCCTCCCCGTTCGCCTACGACTCGGCCCAGCCGACGACGATCGGGGTGAAGCTGAACGACCAGGCATCCAAGGACGTGCTCGACTACTGGGGCGGCCTCGTCCGGAAGGGGCTGGTCGGCAAGCAGGACCAGTTCACCCCGGAGTACATCGCCGGCGTCATCAACGGGCAGTACGCGACGTACATCTCGGCGGCCTGGGCACCCGGCTATCTCACCGGTGCCGGGGTCGGCAAGGGCCAGGACACCGGCAAGTTCGCGGTGGCCCCGCTGCCGCAGTGGGACCCGAACAACCCGGTCCAGGTGAACTGGGGCGGTTCGGCCTTCTCGGTGACGAGCCAGTCCAAGAAGCAGGAGTTGGCGGCGAAGGCCGCGTACGGCCTCTACGCCGACAAGGAGTCGCTCACCGACGGCTGGACCAACCAGATCATCTTCCCGCTGAACCTGACGGCGCTCGACGACCCCGCGTTCAAGGACCTGAAGGTGGCGTTCTTCAACGGCCAGCAGGCGAACAAGGAGGTGTACGTGCCGGCGGCGAACGCCTACAAGGGCATGGTCTACAGCCCCTTCGGCCAGTACTACTTCGACGCGATGACGGAGCAGGTCAGCGAGATCCACAAGGGCTCGATCACCGGCTCCCAGGCTGCCGACCGGCTCCAGGAGGACGTGGCGAAGTACGCCAAGGAGCAAGGTTTCACCGTTCAGTGACCGGCCGGGTGGGCCGCGCCGTCCCCGGCCGGCCCACCCCCGACCCGCAGCGTCCACGTCCCGGAGCCCAAGATGACCCTCCTGACCGAAGAGCGCGCACCGCGCGCCGAAGAGAAGACGCCGAAGATCCGCGGCAAGGCACACCTCCGTGAGCACCTGATGGGGTGGTTCTTCGTCGGGCCGTTCGCAATCGTCTTCCTCGCGTTCCTCATCGCGCCGCTGGGGTACGCGCTCTATCTCAGCCTGTTCCAGAAGAAGCTGATCGGCGGCACCAGCTTCGTCTTCCTCGACAACTACGTGAAGGCGTTCACCGACCCGAGCTTCCTCTCCGGCTCGTGGTTCGTGCTCCGCTTCTCGCTGGTCTCCATCCCGCTGCAGATCGCCGTCGCGCTGGCGATGGCCCTGATCCTGGACGCGGTGACGACCCGGTTCGCCCGCTTCTCCCGCCTGATGATCTTCCTTCCGTACGCGATCCCGACGGTGATCGGTGCGGTGATGTGGGGCTTCCTCTACAGCAGGAGCTTCGGGCCGCTCACCGACGTCTTCGGGCTGTTCGGCGCGACCGCGCCCGACTTCCTGAGCGGTAACCTGATCTTCTACGGCCTCCTCAACATCGTCACCTGGCAGTGGGCCGGCTATTACATGATCATTCTGTACGCGGCATTGCAGGGCATCGACCCGACGCTCTACGAGGCCGCCCGGATGGACGGCGCCGGACGGTGGCAGGTCGCGGTCCGGATCAAGATCCCGCTCATCGCTCCGGCGCTGATCCTGATCCTGGTCTTCTCGCTCATCGGCACCCTCCAGTTCTTCAACGAACCGCAGATCCTCCGCTATCTCGCCGCCGGGACGATCGGAGCGGACTTCACCCCCAACATGTACGCGTACCAGCAGGCCTTCTCGCTGGCCAACTTCAACTACGGGTCGGCGATCTCCTTCGCGCTCGGCGGGCTGGTCTTCGTCTGCGTGTACGCCTTCCTGTTCTTCACCCGCAAGCGGAGGAGCTTCCTCTGATGTCCGACCGCAACAGCTCCACCGCACAGCGCCGGCCGCAACGCCACCTGCCGCTACAGGTGCTCCTCGGCTTCCTGGTGGTCTACTTCCTGGTGCCGTTCTGGTGGGTGATCGTCAACAGTTCCAAGGACGCCCCCGGCCTCTTCGGCGGCGGAAACACGCTGTGGTTCGCCGACCAGGTCGACTACCTCGGCAACCTGCGGCAACTGTTCACCTACGACGGCGGCATCTACGGCAGGTGGATCCTCAACTCCACCCTCTACGCGCTCGCCGGTGGAATCGGCGCCACCGTCCTGGCCGTGATGGCGGGCTACGGCTTCGCGAAGTACCGGTTCGCCGCCCGCCGCTTCAGCTTCGCCGTCGTGCTCGGCGCGCTGATGGTGCCCGCCACCGCCCTGGTCATCCCGACGTTCATCATGTTCTCCGAACTCGGCATGACGAACACGATCTGGGCGGTCATCCTGCCGTCCCTGCTCAACCCGTTCGGCGTCTACCTGATGCACGTGTACGCCCGCGACGCCGTACCCGACGAGATCCTGGACGCGGCCCGGGTCGACGGGGCCGGAGAGGTGCGTACGTTCCTCCAGATCGCACTACCGCTGATGCGCCCGGCGGTGGTGACCGTGCTGCTGCTGTCGGCGGTGGCGTCGTGGAACAACTACTTCCTGCCGCTGGCCATGCTCTCCGACAACCGCCTCTTCCCGGTCACGGTCGGGCTCGGGCTCTGGCAGGGGGTCGCCTCCGCGAACAACGCGGGCAGTACCTCGCTCTGGAGCCTGATCATCCTCGGCGCGCTGGTGTCGGTGATCCCGCTCATCATCGCGTTCTTCAGCCTCCAGCGGTACTGGCGCGGCGGACTCTCCGTCGGAGGGCTCAGGTAGACCAGGTAGAGGTGCCGGCACAGCCGGCAGGACCACCTCCCGGCCGCACAACGTCGCGATCCCCAGCCCCAACGGCTCAATATGTCGGAACTGCCGCGTGACGGCGAAGGCTGGACAGCGCATATCGGGGAACTCATGGTTATCAGGAGCCCTGCGAACGGATGAGGTTTTGCAGGCCATAGCTTGATCGCCAATTAACAATTGTAATGTGGACCTTGGGCGTGGGAAAAATCCCGCCAAACTGGGCTTCCGATCTGGATCAACTTTCGGTGGTCGTCGAATAAGAGCAGGTCAGCTGCATGCTGTTGGCTGATCGGATCTGAATAGTTGCGGTTGAAGCTCTCGAAAGGCGCTCAAACTCCTACTGGGACATATCGCAGCAAGCGACCTTTGAAAAGGTGTGGCTTTAGCATTCGGGCGCGCGTGCGTCAATTGGAGAGACGACACCCGCAATTCTTGGTGGTCGCAGCCGTCATTGATAGCCTTCGCTGGCACCTCAATAGTCCTCGATGGACTGCTCACCGGTCTTCTCCTCATCGGAGGTCAGTACATGGTCCACACCGGGCCTAGTCGCCAGCGCCTGACACGACTCGCCCTCGCCGGGATGACCGCGCTCGCGGTAGTCCTCGGCGGCCAGACTCCCGGGTTCGCCCGACCGACGACCACGCCAGCCCAGCCGCCCTCCGTTCCCGGCTTCGGCGAGGTCGCGAGCCCGAAGCCGGCCCGCCCCGGCCCGCTGCCCAGGAAGTCCGGCACGGTCCGGAACGACCCGTCCAAGGCGGCCGCCCAAAGCCGCGGTATCGGCGTCCAGGGGCTCAACGACCAGGTCGCGCTCCGCGCGCTGATCGTGGCGACCAACACCGCCGACTTCGGCGTACCCACCCTCACCACCACCCTCGACCGGCTCGGTGCCTCCTACGACGTCCTCTACTCCGCCACCGACCCGCTCTCGCCGAGCACGCTGGTCCGGCCCGACGGGGTCGGCAACTACAACGCGATCCTGCTCACCAACAGCATGCTGCTGTACGAGTCGGGCGGCAGCTACCTGAGCGGGCTGACCAGCACCGAGTGGAACACCCTCTGGGCGTACGAGCGCAACTTCGGGGTCCGGCAGGCGTCCCTGTACACCAGCTACGGGACCTGGCCCGAGGACCACTGCCTCACCGGCGTCAGCGAGGGCGGGGTCGGCGACACACCCCTGCCGGCCTCGCTGACCACCAGCGGCGCCGCGGTCTTCGACTACCTCGACAGCGCCGCCCAGATCCCCCTGACCCAGTCGTACGTCTACCGCACCGCCATCCGGCCCGGCTGCGCCGCCCAGGCCCTGATGACGAACGGTTCCGACGTGCTCGGCGTGCTCACCACCTCGACCGACGGCCGGGAGCGGATCGCGCTGACGTTCACCTCGAACCAGTTCCTGCTCCACTCCGACCTGCTGGTCTACGGCCTGGTCCGGTGGGCGACCAAGGGGCTGTACTTCGGCGAGCAGAAGCACCACCTGAACGTCGACGTCGACGACTGGTTCAACACCTCCGACCACTACCTGGAGAACGGGACCGTCGAGTACACCCCCGGATTCCAGGTCACCGGACACGACACGGTCAACCTCGACGCGCAGCAGACCGCGCTGCGCACCGCGCACCCGCTGGCGGCCGGGTTCACCTTCAACATCGCGTACAACGGCGCCGACATCGACCCGTTCGCCGGCAGCACGTGCAGCCCCAACGGCGACGCCAGCACGCTGACCGCCACCACCAAGTGCCTCAAGGGCAACTTCCGGTGGATCAACCACACGTTGAACCACCCCGAACTGAACGCGACGAACTACGCCACCTCGTACGCCGAGATCAACGACAACCGGACCGCGGGCAACGCGATCGGGCTCAACGCACCGGACAGCGTGCTGAAGACTCCCGAATACTCCGGCCTCGGCGTCTACAACGACGACCCGGAGAACGACACCGGCCCGCCGACCGACCACGGGCTCGAAGGGTCCAACCCGGCGCTGCTACAGGCCGCGGAGGATCTCGGCGTCACCACCGTGGTGGGCAACATGTCGTTCACCAGCCACAAGCCGGCGAACTTCAACGCCGGCATCGTGCACCCGCTGGAGCCGAGCATCCTGATGGTGCCGGCCTGGCCGACGGACATCGCCTACCACACCACCACCCCGGCCGAGCAGACGGTCTTCTACAACTCCTTCTACGGCCCGAACGGACACTTCCCGTACTGGCCCTCCGACCGCACCTACGCCCAGCTCCTGGACTACGAGGCCGGGATGGCGCTCCAGCACGTGGCGTCCGGCTCGATCTACGCGCACACGTTCCACATCGCCAACGTGCGCGACTACGGGGCCGGGGACACCCTGCTCACCGACTGGGTCGACGCGGTACTGAC is from Micromonospora sp. WMMD1102 and encodes:
- a CDS encoding MFS transporter, translating into MTAPRVAPLPELSPRLTFLFAVAAGASIGNLYWAQPILGFIAADLRVGTGTAGWLVTATQLGYALGVLLLVPLGDVLDRRLFVPVLLSASAVALLLCAFAPSIGPLLLALGALGVTTVSGQALTPLAGDLAGDAHRGRVVGAVGSGTLTGILASRTISGFVAGAAGWRAVFVLAAVVAVLLAVLLHRAIPPLAPRTKMSYPALIGSVGVVVVRERAVRWTLVLAAIGFAVFSLFWTALTFLLSGPPFGYPVSVIGLFGLAGLAGALVVQHAGRLHDRGWSVPATGAAWLLALGAFVGAAFVGRSVVLVVVVIVMVDIAVQGQALLNRARLFALSSEARSRLNTALGTANFAGGAVGSGTATVLWSAAGWTAVTLAGVSLCCCALTVWALGRRGPLAVRLAVTDVPQS
- a CDS encoding serpin family protein, producing MVSRRSVLRAVPLTAAAFTAGPGGFRSPGGSSTSADPVRIPPDPATTQAAATAVRGFTADLYRTLASTQPGGNVVCAPYSVGLALAMTRAGAGSTTADEMDAVLHAPHPRPGALDAGLNTVDQMLATRYRDGDGIKQPRLTTANALWTRLDLDLRPGFRDTLAGYYGAAPHPVDFRGATEAARQEINTWVSDRTNAKIPELLRSGVLSPDTSLMLTNTTYLKAAWTYPFSATATAAAPFIRDDGSVVDVPTMRGPFDPMGYLEGDGWRAVDVPYAGGGLSMAVVMPTRADLAAVEANLDATWLGALLTGFRFTDVQLRLPKWTFRLPAELGALLTDLGMPTAFSSRADFAAMSTEPALRIDDVVHETFIAVDEKGTEAAAASAVIVRPPSIPQGPQFFVNRPFLYVIHDRFTGVPLFLGRVHDPLVTGPA
- a CDS encoding alpha/beta hydrolase-fold protein; the protein is MTTTPYHGRLHRIGARRLSAVFAAGLLAIAAALVAPQPAAADTPWLDVSEDRYASFSVPAAYVQEQVGQVSQVVIEGNFGPSAAWAEFGLTRRGDAWSGVLGPLEPGLYYYQVTGDDTKSLKDPTNGTRVASEPLLSTFFVPGESARLLADAPPGTGGAVAPLTYRSGREERTALVWTPPGYRAKGAGRYPVLFLRSADGAAATDWLDLGRTRQILDNLSAEDAMEPMVVVIGDGNGSGDDRELKDLGRAVADNYRVHRDPAHQAIAGISEGGTQALRAAFTNPTRYGYVGSFSGPPTRTVDRKSAAAANRNLRLLRLYTGNVTDPGHNATYRLTKMLDRAGVRYEFDGVNPDGGANWTAWQENLVDFVPRLFRRVSDHGPSDGHLPLRREFTPPPAGTTPTPFVTRDGFVTFETTTEFTDAQHVTVWANVAPGGSWLRVPLSRDGDRWRATVGPLDPWFYYYRFIVDRVPVKDASNPTKVTTEPVWSTFLVPGKQARLLTDVPAGQGGEVTSMTYRSTVANQDRTALVWTPPDYDPERAQPYPVLYLQHGGGQSYTDWLEMGRAKQILDHQFLDGDLVPMVVVMGNGNVSNFNQELLGNIVPAARARYHISADPAQQAVAGLSMGGGHAFGVLKAHPGEFAYVAAFSAGFGSGAGVDAAAINAGTRMLRLYVGDRTDFVYPSFMASLTTLDDLGIRYEFDGVTPGPHGWDVWQKNLIDLAPRLFRR
- a CDS encoding LacI family DNA-binding transcriptional regulator; the encoded protein is MSDVARAAGVSTATVSRVVNGQYGVSASTTAQVRSAIERLGYESSLVASSLRRNRTNVLGLVTHSFQSYTAEVLKGVMRALGRSGFDLIVYANSDLYETYSEGWEQRHLNRLSGTLTDGCIVVTPWGEVASRAPVVVIDPARDSTTPSVTADNLSGAITAVEHLLRLGHRRIGFIGGRSRLAAAWSREEGYRKALAAAGVPVDPTLVCRGSFNPESAAPLARDLLERADPPTAIFAASDGMALKVLEVARKLGLEVPGDLSVVGFDNIPESALAEPALTTVDQSMCQLGYEAARMLKSLVIGDWEGPRQIVLPTSLQVRGSTAAPKSIPDL